A stretch of Geomonas oryzisoli DNA encodes these proteins:
- a CDS encoding DNA translocase FtsK codes for MTTEEKIEKKEKVTKEVKGMGFGVAGIFLFIALASFHGEDLSFNSVSTFAQTKNLGGRFGAELADCFLQLFGLAAYIFPCTLFYLTYRAFSSDPIRWRRYKLVGFGLLVLSISGLFAFNLQFTEFLGQRVPTGGFVGYQSAELLKRAFGKIGALLILLPMLAASAMLLSRFSFVLFANWWLTALKESWEKRKQRRALARELASEKGEKDEKPRQHAAPTIKPAAVPPPVPAPVAKKEKKKDDKKTAPVQEAFDFIKAEGDFKTPPLSLLDPPPEGAKRQDKETLTMNARLMEKKLKDFGVEGEVVEICPGPVITMYEFSPGPGIKVSRIAGLQDDLTMALQAHSIRIVAPIPGKGVVGIELPNRERDMVSLREIFGTEQFHRGKMKLPMALGKDIAGNPLVTDLAKMPHLLVAGATGSGKSVAINTMILSLLYTSTPNDVRIIMVDPKMLELSVYEGIPHLLLPVVTNPKKAALALKWAVEEMGRRYRLMSDKGVRNIDSYNRELERQEKEDAENRARETVVVEEIDEADHLEDPEDMEAREAAIQAFLAKEEQLEHGHLPYIVVIVDELADLMMVAGREIEESIARLAQMARAAGIHLILATQRPSVDVITGLIKANFPARISFQVSSKIDSRTILDGNGAESLLGMGDMLFLPPGTSKMLRSHGAFVSDAEVQRVVEFLKKQGKPVYEKSILEMKASDEKGGGDDEEEVDERYDDALALVAEAKMASISMIQRRLRIGYNRAARIIEKMEQEGVIGPSDGTSKPREVFINKI; via the coding sequence ATGACGACTGAAGAGAAGATCGAAAAGAAGGAAAAGGTGACCAAGGAAGTGAAGGGGATGGGCTTCGGCGTCGCCGGCATCTTCCTGTTCATCGCGCTGGCCTCCTTCCACGGCGAGGACCTCTCCTTCAACAGCGTCTCCACCTTTGCCCAGACTAAAAACCTGGGGGGGCGCTTCGGAGCGGAGCTGGCGGACTGCTTTCTGCAGCTGTTCGGCCTTGCCGCCTACATCTTCCCCTGCACCCTGTTCTACCTGACCTACCGCGCCTTCAGCTCGGACCCGATCCGGTGGCGCCGCTACAAGCTGGTCGGTTTCGGCCTGCTGGTGCTCTCCATCTCAGGGCTTTTCGCCTTCAACTTGCAGTTCACCGAGTTCCTGGGACAGCGGGTCCCCACCGGGGGCTTCGTCGGCTACCAGAGCGCCGAACTCCTGAAGCGCGCCTTCGGCAAGATCGGGGCGCTCCTGATCCTGCTCCCGATGCTGGCCGCAAGCGCCATGCTGCTGTCGCGCTTCTCCTTCGTCCTGTTCGCCAACTGGTGGCTCACCGCCCTCAAGGAGAGCTGGGAGAAGAGGAAGCAGCGCCGGGCCCTGGCACGCGAGCTGGCCTCCGAGAAGGGGGAGAAGGACGAGAAGCCCCGGCAGCACGCGGCCCCCACCATCAAGCCGGCCGCGGTGCCGCCGCCGGTCCCCGCGCCGGTGGCCAAGAAGGAAAAGAAAAAGGACGACAAGAAGACCGCCCCGGTGCAGGAGGCCTTCGACTTCATCAAGGCTGAAGGGGATTTCAAGACCCCGCCGCTGTCCCTGCTCGATCCGCCGCCGGAAGGGGCCAAGCGTCAGGACAAAGAAACCCTCACCATGAACGCGCGGCTCATGGAGAAAAAGCTCAAGGACTTCGGTGTCGAAGGGGAGGTGGTGGAGATCTGCCCAGGCCCGGTCATCACCATGTACGAGTTCTCCCCGGGCCCCGGCATCAAGGTAAGCCGCATCGCCGGTCTGCAGGACGACCTGACTATGGCGCTGCAGGCGCACTCGATCCGCATCGTGGCCCCGATCCCGGGCAAGGGCGTAGTCGGCATCGAACTCCCCAACCGGGAGCGCGACATGGTGTCGTTGCGCGAGATCTTCGGCACCGAGCAGTTCCACAGGGGCAAGATGAAGCTCCCGATGGCACTGGGCAAGGACATCGCGGGCAACCCGTTGGTTACCGACCTGGCCAAGATGCCGCACCTTTTGGTCGCCGGCGCCACCGGTTCCGGTAAATCCGTCGCCATCAACACCATGATCCTGTCGCTTTTGTACACCTCGACCCCCAACGACGTCAGGATCATCATGGTCGACCCGAAGATGCTGGAACTCTCGGTCTACGAAGGTATCCCGCACCTTTTGCTCCCGGTGGTCACCAACCCGAAGAAGGCCGCCCTCGCGCTCAAGTGGGCTGTCGAGGAAATGGGGCGGCGCTACCGGCTCATGTCCGACAAGGGGGTCAGGAACATCGATTCCTACAACCGCGAGCTGGAGCGGCAGGAGAAGGAAGATGCCGAGAACAGGGCGCGCGAGACGGTCGTGGTGGAGGAGATCGACGAGGCCGATCACCTCGAGGACCCGGAGGACATGGAGGCGCGCGAGGCGGCCATCCAGGCCTTCCTCGCCAAGGAAGAGCAGCTGGAGCACGGCCACCTTCCGTACATCGTGGTCATCGTCGACGAGCTTGCCGACCTGATGATGGTGGCCGGTCGCGAGATCGAGGAATCGATCGCCCGCCTGGCCCAGATGGCGCGTGCCGCGGGCATCCACCTGATCCTCGCGACCCAGCGCCCCTCGGTCGACGTCATCACCGGCCTCATCAAGGCGAACTTTCCGGCCAGGATCTCCTTCCAGGTCTCCTCGAAGATCGACTCGCGCACCATCCTGGATGGCAACGGCGCCGAATCGCTCTTGGGCATGGGTGACATGCTCTTTCTGCCGCCGGGGACCTCCAAAATGCTGCGCTCCCACGGGGCCTTCGTTTCCGACGCCGAAGTACAGCGCGTGGTCGAGTTCCTGAAGAAGCAGGGGAAACCGGTCTACGAGAAGTCCATCCTGGAGATGAAGGCCTCGGACGAGAAGGGGGGCGGCGACGACGAGGAAGAGGTCGACGAGCGTTACGACGACGCCCTGGCCCTGGTGGCCGAGGCGAAGATGGCCTCCATCTCCATGATCCAGCGTCGCCTGAGGATCGGCTACAACCGCGCCGCCCGCATCATCGAAAAGATGGAGCAGGAAGGGGTCATCGGTCCCTCCGACGGCACCAGCAAGCCCAGAGAAGTTTTTATCAACAAGATCTAG
- a CDS encoding ribonuclease J: MEASNIENTGLKFVALGGLGEIGLNMAAFEYGDDIVIVDCGLMFPEPYMLGIDVVIPDIGYLVERADRIRAILLTHGHEDHIGALPYVLRDINPPIYGTALTLGFVKEKLKEFELDQKVDLRVVKPRDVVELGDFIVEFIRVAHSTVDGCALALTCPEGVVIHTGDFKLDQTPVDGELTDLPTFARYGQAGVLALFADSTNIEREGYTLSERVVGEAFDEIFPNCPGRVIVAAFSSNIHRVQQVVHAAQKSGRKVLLNGRSMIANVQIARELGYLTIPDDLLMDLKELPKLPKEQVCMITTGSQGEPRSSLIRIAMDDHKQIKLERGDTVILSSRFIPGNEKTISDLMNHLYRRGAEVIHEKVSEVHVSGHASQEELKLLHNLVKPRFFVPVHGEYRHLVKHAQLAQKVGTPEERCILAVNGDVVLFSGDEAVIVDQVNTGRVFVDGKGVGDVGNVVLKDRKHLSEDGMVVVIVGINQVSGEIIYGPDIVSRGFIFEDESQQYLDEAKQVVLDTLALVSAETMTDWNEVKLEVRRVLRRFFNKTIERRPVILPLVLEM; encoded by the coding sequence TTGGAAGCAAGCAACATTGAAAATACCGGATTGAAGTTCGTGGCGCTGGGCGGACTCGGGGAGATCGGCCTGAACATGGCCGCCTTCGAGTACGGCGACGACATCGTCATCGTCGACTGCGGCCTCATGTTCCCGGAGCCGTACATGCTGGGGATCGACGTGGTCATCCCGGACATCGGCTACCTCGTGGAGCGGGCGGACCGGATCCGCGCCATACTGCTCACCCACGGCCACGAGGACCACATCGGCGCGCTCCCCTACGTGCTGCGCGACATCAATCCCCCCATCTACGGCACCGCCCTCACCCTGGGCTTCGTCAAGGAAAAGCTGAAGGAGTTCGAACTCGACCAGAAGGTCGACCTGCGCGTGGTGAAACCGAGGGACGTGGTGGAACTGGGCGACTTCATCGTCGAGTTCATCCGCGTCGCCCACTCCACGGTGGACGGCTGCGCCCTGGCGCTGACCTGTCCCGAAGGGGTGGTGATCCACACCGGCGACTTCAAGCTCGACCAGACCCCGGTGGACGGCGAGCTCACCGACCTCCCCACCTTCGCCCGCTACGGTCAGGCGGGGGTGCTGGCGCTCTTCGCCGACTCCACCAACATCGAGCGCGAGGGGTACACCCTTTCGGAACGGGTGGTGGGTGAGGCCTTCGACGAGATCTTCCCCAACTGTCCGGGGAGGGTGATCGTCGCCGCCTTCTCCAGCAACATCCACCGGGTCCAGCAGGTGGTGCATGCGGCGCAGAAAAGCGGCAGGAAGGTGCTTCTGAACGGTCGCTCCATGATCGCCAACGTGCAGATCGCCCGCGAGCTCGGCTACCTCACCATACCCGACGATCTCCTCATGGACTTGAAGGAGCTCCCCAAGCTCCCCAAGGAGCAGGTCTGCATGATCACCACCGGGAGCCAGGGGGAGCCGAGAAGCTCGCTGATCCGCATCGCCATGGACGACCACAAGCAGATCAAGCTCGAGCGCGGCGATACCGTGATCCTTTCGTCCCGGTTCATCCCGGGCAACGAGAAGACCATCTCCGACCTGATGAACCACCTGTACCGGCGCGGCGCCGAGGTGATCCACGAGAAGGTCTCGGAGGTGCACGTCTCCGGTCATGCCAGTCAGGAAGAGCTGAAGCTTTTGCACAACCTGGTCAAGCCCCGCTTCTTCGTCCCGGTGCATGGCGAATACCGGCACCTGGTGAAGCACGCCCAACTGGCCCAGAAGGTCGGCACCCCGGAGGAGCGCTGCATCCTCGCGGTCAACGGTGACGTGGTGCTCTTCTCCGGCGATGAGGCGGTCATCGTGGACCAGGTCAACACCGGTCGGGTCTTCGTGGACGGCAAGGGGGTCGGCGACGTCGGAAACGTGGTCTTGAAGGACCGGAAGCACCTCTCCGAGGACGGCATGGTGGTGGTCATCGTCGGCATCAACCAGGTGAGCGGCGAGATCATCTACGGCCCCGACATCGTGTCGCGCGGGTTCATCTTCGAGGACGAAAGCCAGCAGTACCTGGACGAGGCGAAGCAGGTGGTGCTGGACACGCTGGCCCTGGTGAGCGCCGAAACGATGACCGACTGGAACGAGGTGAAGCTGGAGGTGCGCCGGGTGCTGCGCCGCTTCTTCAACAAGACCATCGAGCGGCGGCCGGTGATACTGCCGCTGGTTCTGGAAATGTAG